One Halomonas sp. M4R1S46 genomic window carries:
- a CDS encoding IS481 family transposase yields MNTHKNARLTPHGRALLVRRVVDEGLRPEEVAQAQGVSVRTVYKWVRRYRQEGEAGLQNRSSRPRRCPHAVPAEVREQVLERRQQRQTYRQIAERLGIGHSTVARLLEREGLNRLSALTPARPVNRYEHDAPGDLLHLDIKKLGRFERPGHRVTGDRQQNTRGAGWEYVHIAIDDHSRVAFGTRYPDETGWSACYALLEAVRYYRNLGIRFSRVLTDNGGCYKSKPFRRLCRRLGLKRKRTRPYTPRTNGKAERFIQTALREWAYARSYISSEERGRHLPAWLHQYNWHRPHASLDYRPPVSRLRLSVNNLVGLHS; encoded by the coding sequence ATGAACACCCATAAGAATGCCCGTCTCACACCGCATGGTCGAGCCCTGCTGGTCCGCCGAGTCGTTGACGAAGGGCTCCGGCCCGAGGAGGTCGCCCAGGCGCAAGGTGTCAGTGTGAGGACGGTCTACAAGTGGGTGCGCCGCTACCGGCAAGAGGGTGAGGCCGGGCTGCAGAACCGCTCTTCTCGTCCCCGTCGCTGCCCTCATGCGGTCCCTGCCGAGGTTCGCGAGCAGGTCCTCGAGCGTCGCCAGCAGCGCCAGACCTACCGCCAGATCGCCGAGCGGTTAGGGATCGGACACAGCACGGTCGCACGGCTCCTCGAACGCGAGGGGCTGAATCGTCTCTCGGCCTTGACACCTGCCCGTCCCGTGAATCGTTACGAGCATGACGCGCCGGGAGATCTACTGCACCTGGACATCAAGAAACTCGGCCGCTTCGAACGCCCAGGGCATCGTGTCACCGGCGATCGCCAGCAGAACACGCGGGGCGCCGGCTGGGAATATGTTCACATCGCCATCGACGATCACTCGCGGGTCGCTTTCGGCACCCGCTATCCCGATGAAACCGGTTGGAGTGCGTGCTATGCCCTATTGGAGGCCGTGCGTTACTACAGGAACCTGGGCATTCGCTTCTCGCGCGTGCTGACCGACAATGGTGGATGCTACAAATCCAAGCCGTTCCGCCGCCTGTGCCGGCGTCTGGGACTGAAGCGCAAACGCACTCGACCCTATACGCCCCGCACCAATGGCAAGGCAGAGCGGTTCATTCAGACCGCGCTGCGGGAATGGGCCTACGCCCGGTCATACATCAGCTCGGAGGAGCGAGGCAGGCATCTGCCTGCCTGGCTTCATCAGTACAACTGGCATCGGCCACATGCCAGTCTGGATTATCGGCCTCCGGTTAGCCGGCTGAGGCTTTCCGTGAACAACCTGGTGGGTTTACACAGCTAA
- a CDS encoding IS481 family transposase — MNTHKNARLTPHGRALLVRRVVDEGLRPEEVAQAQGVSVRTVYKWVRRYRQEGEAGLQNRSSRPRRCPHAVPAEVREQVLERRQQRQTYRQIAERLGIGHSTVARLLEREGLNRLSALTPARPVNRYEHDAPGDLLHLDIKKLGRFERPGHRVTGDRQQNTRGAGWEYVHIAIDDHSRVAFGTRYPDETGWSACYALLEAVRYYRNLGIRFTRVLTDNGGCYKSKPFRRLCRRLGLKRKRTRPYTPRTNGKAERFIQTALREWAYARSYISSEERGRHLPAWLHQYNWHRPHASLDYRPPVSRLRLSVNNLVGLHS; from the coding sequence ATGAACACCCATAAGAATGCCCGTCTCACACCGCATGGTCGAGCCCTGCTGGTCCGCCGAGTCGTTGACGAAGGGCTCCGGCCCGAGGAGGTCGCCCAGGCTCAGGGCGTCAGTGTGAGGACGGTCTACAAGTGGGTGCGCCGCTACCGGCAAGAGGGTGAGGCCGGGCTGCAGAACCGCTCTTCTCGTCCCCGTCGCTGCCCTCATGCGGTCCCTGCCGAGGTTCGCGAGCAGGTCCTCGAGCGTCGCCAGCAGCGCCAGACCTACCGCCAGATCGCCGAGCGGTTAGGGATCGGACACAGCACGGTCGCACGGCTCCTCGAACGCGAGGGGCTGAATCGTCTCTCGGCCTTGACACCTGCCCGTCCCGTGAATCGTTACGAGCATGACGCGCCGGGAGATCTACTGCACCTGGACATCAAGAAACTCGGCCGCTTCGAACGCCCAGGGCATCGTGTCACCGGCGATCGCCAGCAGAACACGCGGGGCGCCGGCTGGGAGTATGTTCACATCGCCATCGACGATCACTCGCGGGTCGCTTTCGGCACCCGCTATCCCGATGAAACCGGTTGGAGTGCGTGCTATGCCCTATTGGAGGCCGTGCGTTACTACAGGAACCTGGGCATTCGCTTCACGCGCGTGCTGACCGACAATGGTGGATGCTACAAATCCAAGCCGTTCCGCCGCCTGTGCCGGCGTCTGGGACTGAAGCGCAAACGCACTCGACCCTATACGCCCCGCACCAATGGCAAGGCAGAGCGGTTCATTCAGACCGCCCTGCGGGAATGGGCCTACGCCCGGTCATACATCAGCTCGGAGGAGCGAGGCAGGCATCTGCCTGCCTGGCTTCATCAGTACAACTGGCATCGGCCACATGCCAGTCTGGATTATCGGCCTCCGGTTAGCCGGCTGAGGCTTTCCGTGAACAACCTGGTGGGTTTACACAGCTAG
- a CDS encoding transposase — protein MPRYSEERRQAVVARLLPPHNLTAQEVAEQEGISVATIYKWRKEARAEERCLPDASDQGSEGWSSRDKFAAVVETAAMNAEEVAEYCRRRGLYPEQLQRWRHDCEQAASLSHEERRREADDAKQQRKRIRELERELQRKEAALAETAALLTLRKKARAIWGTRTNDQWPGSPTRCRADRQGSRQRRPSRARLSCAGAHRPHLSTLDA, from the coding sequence ATGCCTCGCTACTCCGAGGAACGCCGACAAGCCGTGGTCGCCAGGCTGCTGCCACCTCATAACCTGACCGCTCAGGAGGTCGCCGAGCAGGAAGGCATCTCCGTTGCCACCATCTACAAGTGGCGCAAGGAAGCCCGTGCCGAAGAGCGTTGCCTACCCGATGCCTCTGACCAGGGGAGTGAAGGCTGGTCCTCCCGAGACAAGTTCGCCGCCGTGGTCGAGACCGCGGCCATGAATGCCGAGGAAGTCGCCGAGTATTGCCGGCGCCGTGGTCTGTATCCCGAACAGCTCCAGCGGTGGCGCCATGATTGTGAGCAGGCCGCCAGCCTGTCCCACGAGGAGCGTCGGCGTGAGGCCGATGACGCCAAGCAGCAGCGCAAGCGCATCCGGGAGCTGGAACGCGAACTCCAGCGCAAGGAGGCCGCCCTGGCCGAAACCGCAGCCCTGCTGACGCTGCGAAAAAAGGCCCGGGCGATCTGGGGGACGAGGACGAATGATCAGTGGCCCGGATCGCCAACACGCTGTCGAGCTGATCGACAAGGCTCGCGCCAACGGCGCCCGTCTCGAGCCCGCCTGTCGTGCGCTGGGGCTCACCGCCCGCACCTATCAACGTTGGACGCGTGA
- a CDS encoding lipopolysaccharide biosynthesis protein translates to MLILHFLSPLGIANAGWAMALAAWLVLGQGVWQAWRWFGRQDLQSGDELTTRQEFVTSSRAFFVMSLAQFMQTVLSVLIAGMLLSSADLGLFKSAERTALLINFILMVINAVLPPRFATLYRQGNFLGLNDLARKGVLLGLALASPMLLVCLLVPHWVFGLFGAEFTQGANLLRIIAVAQLVNVATGSVGFLLNMTGHEKLMRNIALSCNALGLALFFILIPLLGALGAALALAMVLVLQNLTALVFVWRKLGIWMLPVPNFLKWMHIDRQEAL, encoded by the coding sequence GTGCTGATTCTGCATTTCCTCTCGCCGCTGGGTATCGCCAATGCCGGCTGGGCCATGGCCTTGGCCGCCTGGCTGGTGTTGGGGCAAGGTGTCTGGCAGGCATGGCGCTGGTTTGGCCGGCAGGACTTGCAAAGCGGAGATGAGCTGACAACGCGACAGGAGTTCGTCACTAGCTCACGCGCCTTCTTCGTCATGAGTCTGGCCCAGTTCATGCAAACTGTGTTGAGTGTGCTGATCGCCGGCATGTTGCTTAGTAGTGCCGACCTTGGCCTGTTCAAGTCTGCAGAGCGAACGGCACTGCTGATCAATTTCATCCTCATGGTCATCAACGCCGTGCTGCCGCCGCGCTTCGCTACTCTTTATCGGCAGGGAAATTTTCTGGGCCTGAACGATCTGGCGCGCAAGGGGGTTTTGCTGGGGCTGGCCCTGGCCTCGCCCATGCTACTGGTGTGTCTGCTGGTGCCACACTGGGTATTCGGCCTGTTCGGGGCCGAGTTCACACAGGGCGCCAACTTGTTGCGCATCATCGCCGTGGCACAATTGGTCAATGTGGCCACCGGCTCGGTGGGCTTCCTGCTCAATATGACAGGGCACGAGAAGCTGATGCGAAATATTGCCTTGAGCTGTAATGCCTTGGGGCTCGCCCTGTTCTTCATCCTGATTCCGCTACTGGGGGCCTTGGGTGCCGCCTTGGCGCTGGCGATGGTGCTGGTGCTGCAGAATCTCACCGCACTGGTATTCGTGTGGCGCAAGCTGGGTATCTGGATGCTGCCCGTTCCCAATTTTCTCAAGTGGATGCACATCGATCGCCAGGAGGCACTATGA
- a CDS encoding four helix bundle protein yields MSDPSNIAEGMTRPSVKDRTKFLYIAKGSCAELRTLNSSNKRSTCGVQGS; encoded by the coding sequence CTGTCCGATCCCAGCAATATTGCCGAGGGCATGACGAGGCCATCCGTCAAGGACCGTACCAAGTTTCTCTATATTGCCAAGGGCTCCTGTGCCGAACTTAGGACCCTGAATTCAAGCAATAAGCGCAGCACCTGCGGTGTTCAGGGCTCCTGA
- a CDS encoding IS110 family transposase — protein MNITRVGVDIAKSVFHVHGVDRHDQVAWCGKYKRDKWLDAIAKRVPVGAEIGMEACASSHYWARGYHVKLIAAQFVKPYVKSNKNDRVDAEAICEAMSRPHMRFVAVKTVAQQDIQAAHRIRSELVQQRTAKANQIRGLVGEYGLVAPTGIGQLRAAMPRWLEDAENGLTDDFRILLAGLADDLRYLDDPQCQDECRAL, from the coding sequence ATGAACATTACACGTGTTGGTGTCGACATTGCGAAGTCCGTCTTCCACGTGCATGGCGTGGATCGTCATGATCAGGTCGCGTGGTGCGGCAAGTACAAGCGCGACAAGTGGCTGGATGCCATCGCCAAACGCGTCCCTGTGGGCGCCGAGATCGGCATGGAAGCCTGCGCCTCATCCCATTACTGGGCACGCGGCTATCACGTCAAGCTGATCGCCGCTCAGTTCGTCAAGCCCTACGTCAAGAGCAACAAGAACGACCGCGTGGATGCCGAGGCGATCTGCGAGGCCATGAGCCGTCCTCACATGCGCTTCGTGGCTGTCAAGACGGTAGCGCAGCAGGACATTCAGGCGGCGCATCGCATCCGCAGCGAGTTGGTCCAGCAGCGCACCGCCAAGGCCAACCAGATTCGCGGTCTGGTGGGCGAGTACGGCCTGGTGGCGCCCACCGGTATTGGCCAGCTGCGAGCCGCCATGCCGCGCTGGCTGGAGGACGCCGAGAACGGCCTGACCGACGACTTCCGGATCCTGCTGGCGGGACTCGCCGACGACCTGCGCTACCTCGACGACCCCCAGTGTCAGGATGAGTGTCGTGCCCTCTGA
- a CDS encoding SLC13 family permease — MLSILEAAMLAAGGMLASRCITASKARRYVNLQVLVVIAASFALGAAMTETGAARAIASLLVGGVAAPWLALALVYAHTVLFTELITNNAAAVLMFPIAGAVADQLGVDFMPFAIAIMVAASASFTTPLGYQTNLMVYGPGGYRFSDYLRIGFPLSVLVGVTAVALIPFVWAF, encoded by the coding sequence GTGCTGAGTATCCTGGAGGCGGCGATGCTCGCCGCCGGCGGCATGCTGGCCAGCCGTTGCATCACCGCCAGCAAGGCCCGGCGCTACGTGAACCTGCAGGTGCTGGTCGTGATCGCCGCCTCGTTCGCTCTGGGGGCGGCCATGACCGAGACCGGCGCGGCCCGGGCCATCGCCTCACTGCTGGTGGGCGGCGTGGCCGCTCCCTGGTTGGCGCTGGCGCTGGTCTATGCGCACACGGTGCTGTTCACCGAGCTGATCACCAACAACGCCGCCGCCGTGCTGATGTTCCCGATTGCCGGTGCCGTGGCGGATCAACTAGGTGTCGACTTCATGCCGTTTGCCATCGCCATCATGGTCGCCGCCTCGGCCAGTTTCACGACCCCGCTGGGCTACCAGACCAACCTGATGGTCTACGGTCCCGGTGGTTATCGGTTCAGCGACTACCTGCGCATCGGCTTCCCGTTGAGCGTGCTGGTCGGTGTTACCGCCGTCGCCCTGATCCCATTTGTCTGGGCGTTTTAA
- the cysQ gene encoding 3'(2'),5'-bisphosphate nucleotidase CysQ: MMKLPNLEQRQALLDGVKAAGLDVLAIYRRDFDIETKEDKSPLTEADLASHHALVALLEELTPGVPILSEESGEIPFETRQGWERYWLIDPLDGTKEFIKKNVEFTLNVALIENGVPVFGIVHAPALGVSWWGQAGEGAWKVQGNKSTAIQVRELPGPEQASWKVVGSRSHGSEEFEAFCSHLPQHERVSMGSSLKLCLVAEGEADLYPRLAPTSEWDTAAAQAVVSAAGGEVLNAQSLEPLRCNQQESVLNPFFIVCGQRDTRWEEALRSSLKLEA; this comes from the coding sequence ATGATGAAACTCCCGAATCTTGAACAACGCCAGGCCCTGCTCGACGGCGTGAAGGCTGCCGGCCTCGACGTGTTGGCGATATACCGTCGCGACTTCGACATCGAGACCAAGGAAGACAAGAGTCCGCTGACCGAGGCCGATCTGGCGTCTCACCATGCCCTGGTGGCGCTGCTCGAGGAGTTGACTCCCGGGGTGCCGATCCTCTCCGAAGAATCCGGCGAGATCCCTTTCGAGACGCGCCAAGGCTGGGAGCGCTACTGGCTGATCGACCCGCTGGACGGCACCAAGGAATTCATCAAGAAGAATGTCGAATTCACCCTCAATGTGGCGCTGATCGAGAACGGCGTGCCGGTCTTCGGTATCGTGCATGCGCCGGCCCTGGGGGTGAGCTGGTGGGGGCAGGCAGGCGAGGGCGCCTGGAAGGTACAGGGCAATAAGTCCACCGCGATTCAGGTGAGGGAACTTCCCGGTCCCGAGCAGGCCTCCTGGAAGGTGGTGGGCAGTCGCTCCCATGGTTCCGAGGAGTTCGAGGCTTTCTGTTCTCACTTGCCCCAGCACGAGCGCGTCTCCATGGGCAGTTCACTGAAGCTGTGCCTGGTGGCCGAGGGGGAGGCGGACCTCTACCCGCGCTTGGCCCCCACCAGCGAATGGGATACCGCTGCCGCCCAGGCCGTGGTTAGCGCCGCTGGCGGGGAAGTGCTGAATGCCCAGTCACTCGAGCCGCTGCGCTGCAACCAGCAGGAGAGCGTGCTCAACCCCTTCTTTATCGTCTGCGGCCAACGCGATACCCGCTGGGAAGAGGCCCTGCGGTCCAGCTTGAAGCTAGAAGCTTGA
- a CDS encoding lipopolysaccharide biosynthesis protein — MLTKLSHRLKGDLILPLARTFIARGIAALGGLLLVVVLGRLYGPAGVGVFALAQSVYLGAGILARYGMDNALMRYVGQDHASSAIKIYLRWAVSRSFSLSVLAAVAVFLLRHRFAIWFDAPMLASVLPGIALTIPAFTVAFVLGGFMKGIRRPATACLMENGSISLIASCVNPPGCSRKASAG, encoded by the coding sequence ATGCTAACCAAGCTCTCCCACCGCCTTAAGGGCGACCTGATTCTCCCTCTGGCCCGTACCTTTATCGCGCGAGGTATCGCCGCCTTGGGAGGCCTGCTGCTGGTGGTGGTGCTCGGCCGCCTCTACGGCCCGGCCGGCGTCGGGGTCTTCGCCCTGGCCCAGAGTGTCTATCTCGGCGCGGGCATCCTGGCCCGTTATGGCATGGACAACGCCTTGATGCGCTATGTGGGTCAGGACCACGCCTCCAGCGCAATCAAGATCTATTTGCGCTGGGCCGTGAGCCGGTCCTTCAGTCTGAGCGTATTGGCGGCGGTGGCGGTCTTTCTGCTGCGCCATCGATTCGCTATCTGGTTCGATGCCCCCATGCTGGCCAGCGTCTTGCCCGGCATCGCATTGACCATCCCGGCCTTCACCGTGGCCTTCGTGCTGGGCGGCTTTATGAAGGGCATCCGTAGGCCTGCCACCGCCTGTCTGATGGAAAACGGCAGTATTTCTCTGATTGCTAGCTGTGTAAACCCACCAGGTTGTTCACGGAAAGCCTCAGCCGGCTAA
- the cysD gene encoding sulfate adenylyltransferase subunit CysD, which yields MTEITPERQTHLKQLEAESIHIIREVAAEFANPVMMYSIGKDSSVMLHLARKAFYPGTPPFPLMHINTTWKFREMIEFRDRMAAEAGMDLIEHINEEGREANINPFDHGSAKYTDIMKTAALKQALDKHGFDAAFGGARRDEEASRAKERVFSFRDKHHRWDPKNQRPELWSVYNAKVNKGESIRVFPLSNWTELDIWQYIYLESIPIVPLYFSAPRPVVERDGMQIMVDDERLPLEEGEVPEEKWVRFRTLGCYPLTGAVESKAATLPEIIQEMLLTRTSERSGRAIDHDQAGSMEKKKREGYF from the coding sequence ATGACCGAGATAACCCCCGAACGCCAGACCCATCTGAAACAACTCGAGGCCGAGTCAATCCATATCATTCGTGAGGTGGCTGCCGAGTTTGCCAACCCGGTGATGATGTACTCCATCGGCAAGGACTCCTCGGTGATGCTGCACCTGGCGCGCAAGGCCTTCTACCCGGGTACGCCGCCGTTCCCGCTGATGCACATCAACACCACCTGGAAGTTCCGCGAGATGATCGAGTTTCGCGACCGCATGGCCGCGGAAGCCGGGATGGACCTGATCGAGCACATCAACGAGGAAGGGCGCGAGGCAAACATCAACCCCTTCGACCACGGCAGCGCCAAGTATACCGATATCATGAAGACCGCGGCGCTCAAGCAGGCGCTGGACAAGCACGGCTTCGATGCTGCCTTCGGCGGGGCACGCCGCGACGAGGAAGCCTCGCGGGCCAAGGAGCGGGTCTTTTCCTTCCGCGACAAGCACCACCGCTGGGATCCCAAGAACCAGCGCCCGGAGCTGTGGAGTGTTTACAATGCCAAGGTCAACAAGGGCGAGTCGATCCGCGTCTTTCCGCTCTCCAACTGGACCGAGCTGGATATCTGGCAGTACATCTACCTGGAATCGATCCCCATCGTGCCTCTGTATTTCTCGGCACCGCGCCCGGTCGTGGAGCGCGACGGCATGCAGATCATGGTCGACGATGAGCGCCTGCCCCTCGAAGAGGGCGAGGTGCCCGAGGAGAAGTGGGTCCGCTTCCGCACGCTCGGCTGCTACCCGCTGACCGGCGCCGTGGAATCCAAGGCCGCAACCCTGCCCGAGATCATCCAGGAGATGCTCCTCACCCGCACCAGCGAACGCTCCGGCCGCGCCATCGACCACGATCAGGCTGGCTCGATGGAGAAGAAGAAGCGTGAGGGGTACTTCTAA
- a CDS encoding helix-turn-helix domain-containing protein, whose translation MGYQKLTQTQRYQIHARYDLGISQRQIGRELGIHSSTISRELRRNATASGYDPEQALSLSDHRRRTSWKWTRHLPSMIAASPNGSVRTRVRSRSAVSSRPWPA comes from the coding sequence ATGGGATACCAAAAGCTGACCCAGACCCAACGATACCAGATCCACGCCCGCTATGACTTGGGCATCAGCCAGCGCCAGATCGGCAGGGAGTTGGGCATCCATAGCAGCACGATCAGCCGTGAGCTGCGCCGCAACGCCACCGCCAGCGGCTACGACCCCGAACAGGCGCTGTCCCTTAGTGATCACCGCCGCCGCACCTCCTGGAAGTGGACGAGGCACTTGCCCAGCATGATCGCCGCGTCGCCGAACGGCTCCGTGAGGACTCGAGTCCGAAGCAGATCAGCGGTTTCATCGCGCCCTTGGCCGGCGTAG